A region of the Carboxydothermus pertinax genome:
TATCTGCATCAGTCGTTACAAAAACCGTTTTCAGCCTCGGCTCAGCAGATTTAACTCGATTGGCTGCCTCTTCCTTAATCTTATCCGTTTCCTTTTTTTCTACCCCAGCCTTCAGGTCCAGTCCTACATATGCAGTACTACCAGAAATAACCGCTGTGGCTTTGGTAACCTTTTCGGTTTTAGCGGCCTCCCGTGCTATTTTATCTGCTATCTTTCTGAGTTCCGTAGGATTAGTAGGGAGAGT
Encoded here:
- a CDS encoding YhcN/YlaJ family sporulation lipoprotein, translating into MKKALYILMLFILIFTVIACTAARKPVPKTVPPGGTPTTLPTNPTELRKIADKIAREAAKTEKVTKATAVISGSTAYVGLDLKAGVEKKETDKIKEEAANRVKSAEPRLKTVFVTTDADTVTRIRHVAEGVAKGRPLSSFIRELDEIRRRMTPKTK